The following coding sequences lie in one Sinorhizobium fredii USDA 257 genomic window:
- a CDS encoding lipopolysaccharide biosynthesis protein encodes MSSEGLTESRGYKPFLPMILSYVASGGSLVLGSAAQLLTFAILARFLGVHEFSVFVAITAVASIAVHLCGLGAMECLVRRVARDRTIYPDMLGHNILLTAASGIVLMLAGAVTLPFFFALSPEPIDNFAVIALMLLTNIVLVRIIVLVEQIFIAHSDFASANMAVVGFAVARTVAAALACLVFGVSTVASWAVWQFICHVLVALACLWAIKGLGGPRYRIVREELPQGLYFSIPFILRALRQNADLLVLSLVTTAEIVSSYSVARRMLESSFLSVEALNRLIYPGSARMTTAGLHHALHRVLRVLAAATGIGLAAALTVFVLAPVLPHLFGHEYVSLVGFVRGLAWVVVPLAIWSVAVEALGASGYHAPRATVMGLGSIVGAGLAAGASWYAPPAGTFISFYVIEIAMVVATWGVFLRFVRRDRERAAREFQAGVVHGN; translated from the coding sequence ATGTCTTCGGAAGGCTTAACGGAATCGCGCGGCTACAAGCCTTTCCTGCCGATGATCCTGTCCTATGTCGCATCCGGCGGCAGTCTGGTCCTTGGTTCCGCGGCGCAGCTTCTCACCTTCGCGATCCTCGCCCGCTTTCTCGGCGTCCACGAATTCAGCGTCTTCGTCGCCATTACCGCCGTCGCCAGCATCGCGGTACATCTCTGCGGATTGGGGGCCATGGAATGCCTGGTACGGCGCGTTGCGAGGGATCGCACGATCTATCCCGACATGCTCGGCCACAATATCCTGCTCACGGCGGCAAGCGGGATTGTCCTCATGCTCGCCGGCGCCGTCACGCTGCCGTTCTTCTTCGCACTTTCACCGGAGCCGATCGACAACTTTGCAGTGATCGCGCTGATGTTGCTCACCAACATCGTCCTGGTCCGCATCATCGTTCTCGTCGAACAGATCTTCATCGCCCATTCCGATTTCGCATCCGCGAACATGGCGGTCGTCGGCTTCGCCGTCGCGCGCACCGTAGCGGCGGCGCTCGCATGTCTGGTTTTCGGCGTCTCGACCGTGGCGTCCTGGGCCGTCTGGCAATTCATCTGCCACGTCCTGGTCGCTTTGGCCTGTCTCTGGGCGATCAAGGGCCTCGGCGGACCGCGCTACCGTATCGTGCGGGAGGAATTGCCGCAGGGCCTCTATTTCAGCATTCCGTTCATCCTGCGCGCCTTGAGGCAGAACGCCGACCTGCTCGTCCTGAGCCTCGTCACCACAGCCGAGATCGTTTCGAGCTACAGCGTGGCAAGGCGGATGCTCGAGAGCAGCTTCCTGTCCGTCGAGGCGCTCAATCGCCTCATCTATCCGGGCTCGGCGCGGATGACCACAGCCGGCCTGCACCACGCCTTGCACCGGGTGCTCCGCGTGCTTGCCGCCGCGACCGGCATCGGCCTTGCAGCGGCGCTGACGGTCTTCGTGCTGGCGCCGGTCCTGCCCCATCTGTTCGGGCACGAATATGTCTCCCTCGTCGGCTTCGTACGGGGCCTCGCATGGGTTGTGGTGCCGCTCGCCATCTGGTCGGTGGCAGTGGAAGCCCTGGGTGCCTCGGGCTACCACGCCCCCCGCGCCACCGTCATGGGGCTCGGAAGCATCGTCGGGGCCGGGCTTGCCGCAGGGGCGAGCTGGTACGCCCCGCCGGCCGGCACCTTCATCTCCTTCTACGTCATCGAGATCGCCATGGTGGTAGCTACATGGGGCGTTTTTCTGCGCTTCGTGCGGCGCGACCGGGAGCGGGCAGCTCGCGAGTTTCAGGCGGGAGTCGTGCATGGGAATTGA
- a CDS encoding N5-glutamine methyltransferase family protein, with translation MLQGDNLPDVSLANSHSPRLVRFMDIELELAPDVLVPREETELLGRNAVARLHEQTGPVTIIDMCCGSGNLALGIAAAIPLARIWGADLTDSTVALARRNVERLSLQERVLIRQGDLFAALEGDDLEGRADMIVCNPPYISTARLEGDSAHLLESEPREAFDGGPYGISIHQRLIRDADAFLKPGGWLLFEFGEGQDRQAAALIARAKAYEAVSFAHDAQDKPRVAIIRKLGRSMDDGRVR, from the coding sequence GTGCTGCAGGGCGACAATCTTCCTGACGTCAGCCTGGCGAACAGCCATTCGCCTCGCCTCGTCCGCTTCATGGACATCGAACTCGAACTCGCGCCCGACGTCCTCGTGCCGCGCGAAGAGACGGAACTACTCGGCCGGAACGCCGTTGCACGCCTTCACGAGCAGACCGGCCCGGTTACGATCATCGACATGTGCTGCGGCTCGGGCAATCTCGCCCTCGGGATCGCCGCAGCCATTCCACTTGCGCGGATCTGGGGCGCCGACCTGACCGACAGTACCGTTGCGCTCGCCCGCCGCAACGTCGAGCGCCTGTCGCTTCAAGAGCGCGTCCTGATCCGGCAGGGCGACCTTTTCGCGGCGCTCGAAGGAGACGACCTCGAAGGCCGGGCCGACATGATCGTGTGCAACCCGCCCTATATTTCGACGGCCCGTCTCGAAGGCGACAGCGCCCATCTCCTCGAGAGCGAGCCGCGCGAAGCCTTCGACGGTGGTCCCTACGGCATTTCCATCCACCAGCGGCTGATCCGCGATGCCGACGCCTTCCTCAAGCCGGGCGGCTGGCTTCTGTTCGAGTTCGGCGAGGGGCAGGATCGGCAGGCAGCAGCCCTTATCGCCCGAGCCAAGGCCTACGAGGCGGTGAGTTTCGCGCATGACGCACAGGACAAGCCGCGCGTCGCGATCATCCGGAAGCTGGGCAGGTCCATGGACGACGGACGGGTGAGATGA
- the minE gene encoding cell division topological specificity factor MinE, translated as MSIFRFFSKQTSAPTARERLQVLLAHERASVGHSDLVAVLREEILAVIAKHVQVDGDKVTVKMDRGENVSTLEVDIEIPLNASVRAA; from the coding sequence ATGAGCATATTCCGGTTCTTCAGCAAACAGACATCCGCGCCGACGGCGCGCGAGCGCCTGCAGGTGCTGCTCGCCCACGAGCGGGCTTCCGTCGGGCATTCGGACCTTGTGGCGGTGCTCCGGGAGGAGATCCTCGCCGTCATCGCCAAGCATGTGCAGGTCGATGGTGACAAGGTGACCGTCAAGATGGATCGGGGCGAAAACGTCTCGACCCTGGAAGTCGACATCGAGATTCCGCTCAATGCGAGCGTGCGCGCGGCCTAA
- the minD gene encoding septum site-determining protein MinD, giving the protein MAKVIVVTSGKGGVGKTTSTAALGAALAQRNEKTVVVDFDVGLRNLDLVMGAERRVVYDLVNVIQGDAKLPQALIRDKRLETLFLLPASQTRDKDSLTAEGVERVMAELKKHFDWIICDSPAGIERGATLAMRHADIAVIVTNPEVSSVRDSDRIIGLLDAKTERAERGERVEKHLLLTRYDAARAERGDMLKVDDVLEILSIPLLGIVPESTDVLRASNLGAPVTLADSRSAPALAYLDAARRIAGETVPMTIPGEKRGLFGKLFGRRAA; this is encoded by the coding sequence ATGGCGAAAGTAATCGTTGTTACATCAGGTAAAGGTGGCGTCGGCAAGACGACATCGACCGCCGCGCTTGGCGCGGCGCTGGCGCAGAGGAACGAAAAGACGGTTGTCGTCGATTTCGACGTCGGCCTGCGCAACCTCGACCTCGTCATGGGCGCCGAGCGGCGGGTCGTCTACGATCTGGTCAACGTCATCCAGGGCGATGCCAAGCTGCCGCAGGCGCTGATCCGCGACAAGCGGCTGGAGACGCTCTTTCTGCTGCCGGCCTCGCAGACCCGGGACAAGGACAGCCTGACCGCCGAGGGTGTCGAGCGGGTGATGGCCGAGCTCAAGAAGCACTTCGACTGGATCATCTGCGACAGCCCGGCCGGCATCGAGCGCGGCGCGACGCTTGCCATGCGGCACGCCGACATCGCCGTCATCGTCACCAATCCGGAAGTCTCGTCGGTTCGCGATTCGGATCGCATCATCGGCCTTCTCGACGCCAAGACCGAACGCGCCGAGCGCGGCGAGCGGGTGGAAAAGCATCTGCTGCTTACCCGCTATGACGCGGCCCGCGCCGAGCGCGGGGACATGCTGAAGGTCGACGATGTTCTTGAGATCCTGTCGATCCCGCTGCTCGGCATCGTGCCCGAAAGCACCGACGTGCTGCGCGCTTCCAACCTCGGCGCGCCGGTCACCCTTGCCGACAGCCGCAGCGCTCCGGCGCTTGCCTATCTCGACGCCGCCCGGCGGATTGCCGGCGAAACGGTGCCGATGACCATTCCGGGCGAAAAGCGCGGGCTTTTCGGCAAACTGTTCGGACGGAGGGCAGCATGA
- the minC gene encoding septum site-determining protein MinC: MTKVLTDTRSIRIKGRSFLALVLSPEPPLDAWLTRLDDLASRSAGFFLGRPVVLDVADLEIDRAGLKRLIDELGKRNVRIMGIEGGRPSLFEPGMPPAMKGGRPAPDIEIPAEPTVEPVGAASAKAAASSLQMEPQAARAISSIVIREPVRSGQSVIFPEGDVTVVGSVASGAEIIAGGSVHIYGTLRGRALAGSVGNASARIFCRRLEAELLAIDGVYKTAEDMAPNLRGQAVQLWLEGDSIMAERLN, from the coding sequence ATGACCAAAGTGCTAACAGACACCCGCTCGATCCGCATCAAGGGCCGCTCGTTCCTGGCGCTGGTGCTTTCACCGGAGCCGCCGCTCGACGCTTGGCTCACCCGGCTTGATGATTTGGCCTCGCGGTCCGCGGGGTTTTTCCTGGGGCGACCGGTCGTTCTCGATGTCGCAGACCTCGAAATCGACCGGGCTGGACTGAAGCGCCTGATCGATGAGCTTGGCAAGCGCAACGTTCGGATCATGGGCATCGAAGGCGGCCGTCCGTCGCTTTTCGAGCCGGGCATGCCGCCGGCCATGAAGGGCGGTCGTCCGGCTCCGGACATCGAAATTCCGGCCGAACCGACCGTCGAACCGGTTGGCGCTGCTTCGGCCAAAGCTGCGGCGTCGAGCCTGCAGATGGAGCCGCAAGCGGCAAGGGCGATCTCATCCATCGTGATCCGCGAGCCCGTGCGCTCCGGCCAGTCGGTGATCTTTCCCGAGGGTGATGTCACCGTCGTCGGATCGGTCGCCTCGGGTGCGGAGATCATCGCCGGCGGGTCGGTGCATATTTACGGAACGCTCAGGGGGCGGGCGCTGGCAGGCTCGGTCGGCAACGCTTCGGCGCGCATCTTCTGCCGTCGGCTCGAAGCGGAGTTGCTGGCAATCGATGGCGTCTACAAGACTGCGGAAGACATGGCCCCCAACCTTCGCGGACAGGCCGTCCAGCTCTGGCTGGAAGGCGATTCGATCATGGCAGAGAGACTTAACTGA
- the nadE gene encoding NAD(+) synthase, whose product MNIRPDQETFAFSAETLRIDEAAETERVVSALRAQLRGMRKRGLVLGLSGGIDSSVSVALAVRAVGAKNVFCLFMPENDSDPESLRLGRLVAETFGVEAIVEDIGPTLAAMGCYERRDAFIRELVPDYGPGWASKIVIANALEGDGYNISSLVVQDPGGKRTKLRMPPSVYLGIVAATSMKQRTRKQLEYYHADRLNFAVLGTPNRLEYDQGFFVKNGDGAADVKPIAHLYKSQVYALAAYLGVPEEICRRPPTTDTYSLEQTQEEFYFSLPYDRMDICLYGLNTGLSAEDVGRAADLSAAQVDRVWADIAAKRKATRYLHLGPQLVQPVAEIGE is encoded by the coding sequence ATGAACATTCGCCCCGATCAGGAGACGTTCGCTTTCTCCGCCGAAACCTTGAGGATCGACGAAGCTGCGGAGACCGAGCGAGTCGTTTCGGCCTTGCGCGCCCAATTGCGCGGCATGCGCAAGCGCGGGCTGGTCCTTGGCCTATCGGGAGGCATCGACTCAAGCGTTTCGGTGGCGCTCGCCGTGCGCGCCGTCGGCGCCAAGAACGTCTTCTGCCTGTTTATGCCGGAAAATGATTCCGATCCGGAAAGCCTGCGGCTCGGCCGGCTGGTGGCCGAGACCTTCGGGGTCGAGGCGATCGTCGAAGATATAGGGCCGACGCTTGCCGCCATGGGTTGTTACGAGCGGCGTGACGCCTTCATTCGCGAATTGGTGCCGGACTATGGACCGGGTTGGGCGTCGAAGATCGTCATTGCCAATGCGCTCGAAGGCGACGGCTACAACATCTCCTCGCTGGTGGTGCAGGACCCGGGGGGCAAACGGACGAAGCTACGCATGCCGCCCTCCGTCTATCTCGGCATCGTCGCCGCGACCAGCATGAAGCAGCGCACCCGCAAGCAGCTGGAATATTATCACGCCGACCGGCTGAACTTCGCGGTGCTCGGCACGCCGAACCGGCTCGAATACGACCAGGGCTTCTTCGTCAAGAACGGCGACGGTGCCGCCGACGTCAAGCCGATCGCCCATCTCTACAAGTCGCAGGTCTACGCGCTCGCCGCCTATCTCGGCGTTCCGGAGGAAATCTGCCGTCGGCCGCCGACCACCGACACCTATTCGCTCGAGCAGACGCAGGAAGAGTTCTATTTCTCGCTCCCCTACGACCGGATGGATATTTGCCTCTACGGTCTCAACACCGGCCTGAGCGCCGAAGATGTCGGCCGTGCCGCGGATCTCTCGGCAGCGCAGGTCGACCGCGTCTGGGCGGACATCGCCGCAAAACGCAAGGCGACTCGCTACCTGCATCTCGGGCCGCAGCTTGTGCAGCCTGTCGCGGAAATCGGCGAGTGA